One [Clostridium] saccharolyticum WM1 DNA segment encodes these proteins:
- a CDS encoding sodium-dependent transporter — translation MGREKFSSRLGFILISAGCAIGLGNVWRFPYIVGQYGGAAFVLIYGVFLLILGLPIVAMEFAVGRASQKSIALSYDVLEPEGSKWHYAKYLGMAGNYILMMFYTTVTGWMVLYFFKMAKGDFVGLDAERVAGEFENMLADPVIMGIFMVIMVVGCFSICARGIQGGVEKITKWMMVCLLGLMAILAVHSVFLENSRAGLEFYLKPDFAKIIEAGIGEVIFAAMGQAFFTLSIGIGALAVFGSYIGKEHRLTGEAISVAVLDTFVAFMAGLIIFPACFAFQIEPGQGPKLVFVTLPNVFNNMAGGRLLGSLFFLFMSFAAISTEIAVFQNIVSFATDLTGCTVKKAVWLNGAAMILLSIPCVLGFNVWSGFMPFGEGSNILDLEDFIISNNLLPLGSLIYLAFCTTRYGWGFDNFMKEANEGKGIRFPRWARAYVTFVLPVIVLVIFIQGYASKFF, via the coding sequence ATGGGTAGAGAAAAATTTTCGTCCCGCCTGGGTTTTATCCTGATTTCGGCAGGATGTGCCATTGGTTTGGGAAACGTCTGGCGTTTTCCTTATATTGTGGGCCAGTATGGAGGAGCGGCGTTTGTATTGATCTATGGGGTGTTTCTGCTTATTTTGGGGCTGCCCATTGTGGCGATGGAATTTGCCGTGGGACGTGCAAGCCAGAAGAGCATTGCATTATCCTATGATGTTCTGGAGCCTGAAGGAAGCAAATGGCATTATGCAAAATATCTGGGAATGGCTGGAAATTACATTCTGATGATGTTTTATACCACGGTTACCGGCTGGATGGTATTGTATTTTTTTAAGATGGCTAAGGGAGATTTTGTAGGCCTTGATGCGGAACGAGTAGCAGGGGAGTTTGAAAATATGCTGGCAGACCCTGTGATCATGGGAATCTTTATGGTCATCATGGTGGTGGGGTGCTTTTCTATTTGTGCCAGAGGAATTCAGGGCGGTGTGGAGAAGATCACGAAATGGATGATGGTATGTCTTTTAGGTTTAATGGCAATACTTGCCGTTCATTCGGTGTTCCTGGAAAACAGCAGGGCAGGACTGGAGTTTTACTTAAAACCTGATTTTGCCAAGATCATAGAAGCAGGTATTGGAGAAGTCATATTTGCCGCCATGGGACAGGCTTTTTTTACCTTAAGTATTGGAATTGGTGCTCTCGCCGTTTTTGGAAGCTATATCGGCAAGGAGCACAGACTAACCGGAGAAGCCATCAGTGTGGCGGTTCTGGATACCTTTGTGGCTTTTATGGCAGGACTTATTATTTTCCCGGCATGCTTTGCATTTCAAATTGAGCCTGGTCAAGGGCCCAAGCTGGTTTTTGTGACTTTGCCAAACGTGTTCAATAACATGGCAGGAGGAAGACTCCTTGGAAGCCTGTTTTTCCTCTTTATGTCATTTGCAGCTATTTCCACGGAAATTGCAGTTTTCCAGAATATCGTTTCTTTCGCAACAGATTTAACAGGTTGTACCGTAAAAAAAGCGGTTTGGCTGAATGGGGCTGCTATGATTCTTTTGTCCATACCCTGTGTGCTGGGATTTAATGTTTGGAGCGGTTTTATGCCCTTTGGCGAAGGAAGCAATATCCTGGATTTAGAAGACTTTATTATCAGCAATAACCTGCTTCCATTGGGAAGCCTGATATACCTGGCGTTCTGTACCACCAGATATGGCTGGGGGTTTGATAATTTTATGAAAGAGGCCAACGAAGGAAAGGGGATCCGGTTCCCCCGCTGGGCAAGGGCTTATGTGACCTTCGTTCTTCCTGTTATTGTTCTGGTAATCTTTATTCAGGGGTATGCATCAAAATTCTTTTAA
- a CDS encoding ribonucleoside triphosphate reductase — protein MIQVVKRNGESAEFSLNKITEAIKKAFKATQKEYNNEILELLSLRVTADFQGKMSGGQVTVEQIQDSVEHVLEQAGYTDVAKAYILYRKQREKIRNMKDTILDYKAVVNSYVKVEDWRVKENSTVTYSVGGLILSNSGAVTANYWLSEIYDQEIANAHRNADIHIHDLSMLTGYCAGWSLKQLLLEGLGGIPGKITSSPAKHLSVLCNQMVNFLGIMQNEWAGAQAFSSFDTYLAPFVKADHLSYREVKKCIESFIYGVNTPSRWGTQAPFSNITLDWTVPSDMAELNAIVGGKEADFKYKDCKAEMDMINKAFIETMIEGDANGRGFQYPIPTYSITRDFDWSNTENNQLLFEMTSKYGTPYFSNYINSDMEPSDVRSMCCRLRLDLRELRRKTGGFFGSGESTGSVGVVTINMPRIAYLSRNEADFYKRLDHMMDLSARSLRTKREVITKLLNQGLYPYTKRYLGTFENHFSTIGLIGMNEVGLNANWLEKDLTSEKTREFTKAVLNHMRERLSDYQEMYGDLYNLEATPAESTTYRLAKHDKKHYPHIITAGKQGDTPYYTNSSHLPVDYTVDVFDALEIQDELQTLYTSGTVFHAFLGEKLPDWEAASKLVRTIAENFKLPYYTLSPTYSICSEHGYLSGEHKVCPVCGKNAEVYSRITGYYRPVQNWNEGKTQEYKNRTVYEPSRSVLKKGCAEEIKDKAMEKKPEIPTGTYLFTTKTCPNCRMAKQFLQHMDYEVVDAEENAELATRFGIMQAPTLVVVKNGQIRKITNASEIRKYAESPVC, from the coding sequence ATGATCCAGGTAGTAAAGAGAAATGGGGAAAGTGCTGAATTCAGTCTGAATAAAATCACGGAAGCGATTAAAAAAGCATTTAAAGCCACCCAGAAGGAGTATAACAATGAAATACTGGAACTGTTGTCTCTTAGGGTAACCGCTGATTTTCAGGGAAAGATGTCAGGAGGACAGGTCACGGTTGAACAAATCCAGGACAGTGTGGAGCACGTTCTTGAGCAGGCGGGTTATACGGATGTGGCAAAGGCTTATATATTATATAGAAAGCAGAGAGAAAAAATCCGTAATATGAAGGATACCATCCTGGATTACAAGGCTGTGGTAAACAGCTACGTAAAAGTGGAGGACTGGAGGGTCAAGGAAAATTCCACAGTCACCTATTCCGTGGGAGGACTGATATTAAGCAATTCCGGTGCGGTTACAGCCAATTACTGGCTGTCTGAAATTTATGACCAGGAGATCGCCAATGCACACAGGAATGCGGATATCCACATTCACGATTTATCCATGCTCACCGGATACTGCGCAGGCTGGTCTTTAAAGCAGCTTCTTCTGGAAGGACTGGGCGGCATACCAGGAAAGATCACCTCATCCCCGGCAAAACATCTATCCGTACTTTGCAACCAAATGGTCAATTTCCTGGGGATTATGCAGAATGAGTGGGCAGGCGCCCAGGCCTTTTCTTCCTTTGACACCTATTTAGCTCCCTTTGTAAAGGCTGACCATTTATCCTACCGGGAAGTAAAAAAATGCATCGAATCCTTTATTTATGGGGTTAATACGCCCAGCCGATGGGGAACTCAGGCTCCCTTTTCCAATATCACTCTGGACTGGACCGTTCCGTCGGATATGGCAGAGTTAAACGCCATTGTAGGAGGTAAAGAGGCAGACTTTAAGTATAAGGACTGCAAAGCTGAAATGGATATGATCAATAAAGCCTTTATTGAAACCATGATTGAGGGAGACGCCAATGGGCGGGGCTTCCAGTACCCCATTCCTACTTATTCCATTACCAGGGATTTTGACTGGTCCAATACAGAGAATAACCAGCTGCTGTTTGAAATGACGTCCAAATACGGAACCCCTTATTTTTCCAATTACATAAACAGCGATATGGAACCAAGTGATGTAAGAAGCATGTGCTGCCGCCTTCGGCTGGATTTAAGGGAGCTTAGGAGAAAGACCGGCGGATTCTTTGGCTCCGGAGAAAGCACCGGTTCCGTGGGTGTTGTGACGATCAATATGCCAAGGATCGCTTACCTTTCCAGGAACGAAGCTGATTTTTACAAGCGTCTGGACCATATGATGGACCTTTCAGCCCGTTCCCTAAGGACGAAGAGGGAAGTCATAACAAAACTTTTGAACCAGGGACTTTATCCTTATACAAAGCGGTATCTGGGCACCTTTGAAAACCACTTTTCCACCATAGGCCTGATCGGGATGAACGAGGTGGGCTTAAATGCCAATTGGCTGGAAAAGGATTTGACGAGTGAAAAGACCAGAGAGTTTACAAAGGCTGTGCTGAACCATATGCGGGAAAGGCTGTCCGATTACCAGGAGATGTACGGCGATCTCTATAATCTGGAGGCCACCCCCGCAGAATCTACAACATACCGTCTGGCAAAGCATGACAAAAAACATTATCCTCATATCATCACTGCCGGAAAGCAGGGAGATACCCCGTATTATACCAACAGCTCCCACTTGCCTGTGGATTATACAGTGGATGTTTTTGATGCGCTGGAAATCCAGGATGAGCTGCAGACCCTTTATACTTCAGGGACCGTTTTCCATGCATTCCTGGGTGAGAAGCTTCCTGACTGGGAAGCGGCTTCAAAGCTGGTACGCACCATTGCGGAGAATTTCAAACTGCCTTACTATACCTTGTCTCCTACTTATTCCATCTGCTCGGAACACGGATATCTTTCCGGTGAGCATAAGGTATGTCCGGTCTGCGGAAAAAATGCCGAAGTATATAGCCGGATCACCGGTTATTACCGCCCGGTACAGAACTGGAATGAGGGAAAGACCCAGGAATACAAGAACCGGACAGTCTATGAGCCTTCCCGTTCTGTGCTGAAAAAGGGATGTGCAGAGGAAATCAAGGATAAGGCAATGGAGAAAAAGCCGGAGATTCCCACAGGTACCTATCTTTTTACAACAAAAACCTGTCCCAACTGCCGTATGGCAAAGCAGTTTTTACAACATATGGATTATGAGGTCGTTGATGCGGAGGAAAATGCAGAGCTTGCCACAAGGTTCGGCATTATGCAGGCACCTACTCTGGTGGTTGTAAAAAACGGTCAGATCCGCAAAATTACCAATGCCTCTGAAATCAGGAAATATGCAGAAAGTCCGGTCTGCTAA
- the hflX gene encoding GTPase HflX, translating to MTELIELKEIEERVILVAVSTGDEEDAKGSLDELEELVKTAGAVAVDKVIQNRERIHPGTYLGKGKIEEIKDRIWELDATGIVCDDELSPAQLRNLEGALDTKVMDRTMVILDIFASRAVTREGKIQVELAQLRYRSARLVGLRSSLSRLGGGIGTRGPGEKKLEMDRRLIHDRIGMLKAELEDVKRHREVVRQQRDKNHVPAAAIVGYTNAGKSTLLNRLTDAGILAEDKLFATLDPTTRNLSLPGGQQILLTDTVGFIRKLPHHLIEAFKSTLEEAKYSDIILHVVDCSNPQMDMQMYVVYETLRELGICDKIMITVFNKIDAADAGVILRDVSSDHQVRISAKTGEGLDELINLLETILRNQKVYLERIYSYKEAGKIQLIRKYGQLLKEEYQEDGIFVNAYVPSELFASLADNADAFNE from the coding sequence ATGACAGAACTGATAGAGTTAAAGGAAATAGAAGAGCGTGTCATCCTGGTGGCTGTCAGCACCGGAGATGAAGAGGATGCCAAAGGGTCTCTTGATGAACTGGAAGAACTGGTGAAAACGGCAGGAGCCGTTGCCGTGGATAAGGTGATCCAGAACCGGGAGAGGATCCATCCGGGGACTTATCTGGGAAAGGGAAAGATTGAGGAAATAAAGGACCGAATCTGGGAGCTTGACGCAACCGGAATCGTTTGTGACGACGAATTGTCTCCGGCTCAGCTTCGGAATCTGGAAGGGGCACTGGATACAAAGGTTATGGACCGGACCATGGTGATCCTGGATATCTTTGCTTCCAGAGCCGTCACCAGGGAGGGAAAGATACAGGTGGAGCTGGCCCAGTTAAGATACCGGTCGGCCCGTCTGGTAGGACTTAGAAGTTCCTTATCCCGTCTGGGAGGCGGTATCGGCACCCGGGGACCGGGAGAGAAAAAGCTGGAAATGGACCGCCGTCTTATTCATGACAGGATCGGTATGTTAAAGGCTGAATTAGAGGATGTCAAGCGCCACAGGGAGGTGGTAAGACAGCAGCGGGATAAAAATCATGTGCCCGCCGCAGCGATCGTGGGCTACACCAACGCCGGAAAATCCACCCTGTTAAACAGGCTTACGGATGCAGGGATATTGGCTGAGGATAAGCTGTTCGCCACCCTGGATCCTACCACCAGGAATTTAAGCCTGCCGGGAGGGCAGCAAATTCTTTTAACAGATACGGTAGGATTTATCAGAAAGCTTCCCCACCATTTGATCGAAGCTTTTAAAAGCACTTTGGAAGAAGCCAAATACAGCGATATCATCCTTCATGTGGTGGATTGTTCCAATCCGCAGATGGATATGCAGATGTATGTTGTATATGAAACTTTAAGAGAACTTGGTATTTGTGATAAAATCATGATCACAGTGTTCAATAAGATTGATGCGGCAGATGCAGGAGTGATCCTGAGAGATGTGTCTTCGGACCATCAGGTGAGGATATCTGCAAAAACCGGAGAGGGTCTTGATGAACTTATCAATCTTTTGGAAACGATTCTTAGAAATCAAAAGGTGTATTTGGAAAGGATCTATTCCTATAAGGAAGCAGGAAAAATCCAGCTGATCCGTAAATACGGCCAGTTGTTAAAGGAAGAGTATCAGGAAGACGGGATTTTTGTCAACGCTTATGTTCCATCGGAGCTGTTTGCCTCTCTGGCCGACAATGCCGATGCTTTTAATGAATAA
- a CDS encoding tetratricopeptide repeat protein, which produces MRTKTGYAAAILGLALTIAIGAGGCGKKDNKYSFRNAGIEALNQGNYDAAVEAFDQAISSSKGLVGKFDVDVLKYRAEAQYLAGDYSSAADTYDILIKVDGELPEYLNLRSVSRAGSGDLKGSIEDYKRSTQLDTEKKAPGRLNALLAAGEAMEKEGSASDAMNLYEEAVKEGEQSAQLYNRMGLCRMAEKDWDGAAEYFKNGLSLPDSSLVPELLFNQAVAEEHKGEFKTALDLMQQYVSVHGPDEEADREITFLKTR; this is translated from the coding sequence ATGAGAACTAAGACAGGATATGCGGCTGCCATCCTTGGACTGGCCCTGACCATTGCCATAGGAGCAGGCGGCTGCGGGAAAAAGGATAATAAATATTCTTTCCGGAACGCCGGGATTGAAGCCCTTAACCAGGGAAATTATGACGCAGCGGTAGAAGCCTTTGACCAGGCCATCAGTTCTTCCAAAGGACTGGTGGGGAAATTTGATGTGGATGTGTTAAAGTACCGGGCAGAGGCTCAATACCTTGCAGGCGATTATTCTTCCGCCGCAGATACCTACGACATACTCATAAAGGTGGATGGGGAACTGCCGGAATACCTGAATCTTCGTTCTGTTTCCAGGGCAGGCTCAGGAGATTTGAAAGGTTCCATAGAGGATTATAAGCGAAGCACCCAGTTGGATACAGAAAAGAAAGCACCGGGCAGGTTAAATGCCCTTCTGGCCGCAGGCGAGGCCATGGAAAAAGAAGGATCAGCCTCTGATGCCATGAACCTCTATGAAGAAGCTGTTAAGGAGGGGGAGCAAAGCGCCCAGCTTTACAATCGGATGGGTTTATGCAGGATGGCCGAAAAGGACTGGGATGGGGCGGCTGAATATTTTAAGAATGGCCTTTCATTACCTGACAGTTCCCTGGTTCCAGAATTATTGTTTAACCAGGCTGTAGCTGAAGAACATAAAGGTGAATTTAAAACAGCCCTGGATCTGATGCAGCAGTATGTCTCCGTCCACGGCCCTGATGAGGAAGCGGATCGGGAGATCACATTTTTAAAGACAAGATAG
- a CDS encoding dUTP diphosphatase yields MTKTIRVKYFTDKIERLRCIDGKSDWIDLRAAEEVELKAGEFKLIPLGIAMELPAGYEAHVVPRSSTFKNYGVIQTNSMGVIDETYCGDNDQWFFPAYALRDTVIHVNERICQFRIMEHQPALLFEEAELLGHEDRGGHGSTGKQ; encoded by the coding sequence GTGACAAAAACCATAAGAGTTAAATATTTTACTGATAAAATTGAACGTTTGCGCTGCATTGACGGCAAGTCAGACTGGATTGATCTGCGTGCAGCAGAAGAAGTGGAACTGAAAGCCGGTGAATTTAAGCTGATTCCCCTTGGGATCGCCATGGAGCTGCCGGCCGGGTATGAAGCCCATGTGGTTCCCAGAAGCAGCACATTTAAGAATTACGGCGTGATCCAGACCAACAGCATGGGGGTTATTGATGAAACCTACTGCGGTGACAATGACCAGTGGTTTTTCCCGGCCTATGCACTTCGGGACACCGTGATCCATGTCAATGAACGCATCTGCCAGTTCCGCATTATGGAACATCAGCCGGCTTTACTCTTTGAAGAAGCGGAGCTTTTAGGCCATGAGGACCGGGGCGGCCATGGCAGTACGGGGAAACAATAA
- the scpB gene encoding SMC-Scp complex subunit ScpB, translated as MDKETLVVEGPKKSTKEEKTWEAVIEAVLFTMGNSVELKALASAIGQDEATAKEAVLRLMKRYDTGKRGMQILELENCYQMCTRSEYYENLIRVAAAPKKQVLTEVILETLSIIAYKQPVTKLEIEKIRGVKSDHAVNKLVEYNLVYEVGRLDAPGRPALFATTEEFLRRFGIGSTQNLPVADPVVAAEIRMEVEEELSESSDLIPAGDKKVDDIEEEIR; from the coding sequence ATGGATAAGGAAACTCTTGTGGTTGAGGGGCCGAAAAAGAGTACGAAAGAAGAAAAAACATGGGAAGCCGTGATTGAGGCAGTTCTTTTTACCATGGGTAATTCTGTTGAACTAAAGGCTCTGGCTTCTGCTATTGGTCAGGATGAGGCCACGGCAAAGGAGGCGGTCCTCCGTTTGATGAAGCGCTACGATACGGGGAAAAGAGGCATGCAGATCCTGGAACTGGAGAACTGTTACCAGATGTGCACTCGGTCTGAATACTATGAGAATCTGATCCGCGTGGCAGCTGCGCCGAAAAAGCAGGTACTAACGGAGGTGATTTTGGAGACCTTGTCCATCATAGCCTATAAGCAGCCTGTAACAAAGCTGGAAATAGAAAAAATAAGAGGCGTTAAGTCAGATCACGCAGTCAATAAGCTGGTAGAATACAATCTGGTATATGAAGTCGGCCGCTTAGATGCTCCCGGCCGTCCTGCATTGTTTGCAACCACCGAGGAGTTTTTAAGAAGATTCGGCATCGGTTCTACCCAGAATCTTCCTGTGGCTGATCCGGTGGTTGCGGCTGAGATCCGGATGGAAGTGGAAGAGGAGCTTTCCGAAAGCAGTGATCTGATTCCGGCGGGAGATAAAAAAGTGGATGACATTGAGGAGGAAATAAGGTGA
- a CDS encoding segregation and condensation protein A: MGISYKLDNFEGPLDLLLHLIDKNKVNIYDIPIATITEQYLDYVNHMETEDLNIVSEFLVMAATLIDIKARMLLPREINEEGEEEDPRAELVARLLEYKYYKYMSQELKDRELGADRLLYKEPSIPAEVAKYEPPVDLDRLLDGLTLAKLQEIFRAVMKRGTDRVDPIRSRFGNIRKESVSLEDKIKTVMDYAREHRKFSFRGLLEQQPDRTLVVVTFLALLELMKIGKIRLTQEHLFDDMLIETLEPEGEDEELDLTGLEEDSDGLKGEEIDG, encoded by the coding sequence ATGGGAATCTCATATAAACTGGATAATTTCGAGGGTCCGCTGGACCTGCTGCTTCATTTGATCGACAAGAATAAGGTGAACATCTACGACATCCCTATCGCTACGATTACAGAGCAGTATCTGGACTATGTAAACCACATGGAGACAGAAGATCTGAATATTGTCAGCGAATTTCTGGTCATGGCTGCGACTCTCATTGATATAAAGGCGCGTATGCTGCTCCCAAGGGAGATCAATGAGGAAGGTGAGGAGGAGGACCCAAGGGCTGAGCTTGTGGCACGTCTTCTGGAATATAAATATTATAAATACATGTCTCAGGAGCTTAAGGACCGGGAATTGGGTGCAGACCGTCTGCTGTACAAAGAACCATCCATTCCGGCTGAGGTGGCAAAGTATGAGCCACCGGTGGATTTAGACAGGCTTCTTGACGGGCTTACCCTGGCAAAACTCCAGGAGATTTTCCGGGCTGTCATGAAACGGGGCACGGATCGTGTGGATCCAATCCGAAGCCGGTTCGGCAACATCCGGAAGGAATCCGTAAGCCTGGAGGATAAGATAAAAACTGTTATGGATTATGCCAGGGAGCACAGGAAATTTTCTTTCCGGGGACTGCTTGAGCAGCAGCCGGACCGGACTCTTGTTGTTGTTACATTTCTGGCGCTTCTGGAGCTCATGAAGATCGGCAAGATCAGGCTGACCCAGGAGCATTTGTTTGATGATATGCTCATTGAAACCCTGGAACCGGAAGGGGAGGATGAAGAGCTGGATTTGACGGGTCTGGAGGAAGATTCGGATGGACTTAAGGGAGAGGAAATCGATGGATAA
- a CDS encoding metallophosphoesterase, with the protein MWFAAGALCAAGAGLYLRSEYEKEQLSVERTVLENPKIRKDRTLVFLSDLHEHRFGEGNEKLLTAVHEVAPDLVLVGGDMIISKGRAITSASLELLETLARRYPVFCGNGNHENRLLWEPEVYGRAYEDYRSSLKRFGVRFLENRTEQFGEDLSVTGIDLEPEVYRKFRPGHLTEKEIGQKAGKASRERFQILLCHSPLFFRPCRDWGADLTLSGHFHGGTIRLPYLGGVMTPQYQFFLPYCAGEFHSEERHMIVSRGLGTHSINIRLNNKPQLVVVDLKMKT; encoded by the coding sequence ATGTGGTTTGCTGCCGGAGCTCTTTGCGCCGCTGGCGCAGGCTTGTATTTGCGTTCTGAGTATGAAAAAGAACAGCTTTCTGTGGAGAGAACGGTTTTGGAGAACCCAAAGATAAGAAAGGACCGTACCCTTGTGTTCCTTTCCGATCTTCACGAACACCGGTTTGGGGAGGGAAATGAAAAACTTTTGACCGCAGTCCATGAGGTGGCTCCTGATCTTGTATTGGTGGGAGGCGATATGATCATCAGCAAGGGCAGGGCCATTACGTCAGCCTCCTTAGAGCTTTTGGAAACGCTGGCCCGCCGGTATCCGGTATTTTGCGGCAACGGCAACCATGAAAACCGTCTGCTTTGGGAGCCCGAAGTATACGGCAGAGCATACGAAGATTATAGAAGCAGCTTAAAAAGGTTTGGAGTCAGATTTCTAGAAAACCGGACGGAGCAGTTTGGGGAAGATTTATCTGTTACGGGGATAGATCTGGAACCGGAGGTTTACCGGAAATTCCGCCCGGGACATTTAACTGAGAAGGAGATCGGGCAAAAAGCAGGGAAGGCATCCAGGGAACGGTTTCAGATTCTGCTTTGTCATTCTCCTCTTTTTTTCCGTCCATGCAGGGACTGGGGAGCGGATTTGACACTGTCCGGTCACTTTCATGGCGGAACCATAAGGCTTCCATATCTGGGTGGAGTCATGACGCCTCAATACCAGTTTTTCCTTCCTTACTGCGCCGGTGAGTTTCATTCCGAAGAAAGACATATGATCGTGAGCAGAGGGCTTGGGACTCATTCTATTAACATCCGCCTGAACAACAAACCTCAACTGGTAGTGGTGGATTTAAAAATGAAAACATGA
- a CDS encoding helix-turn-helix domain-containing protein, translating to MIVYDRLWETMKKKNISQYHLIKYCKVSAGQIGRLKKNNFVSTHTIDMLCKILDCSVEEIMEYRTDISEATLAEECAPEAEQGDAAPSEDLA from the coding sequence ATGATTGTTTACGACAGACTTTGGGAAACCATGAAAAAGAAAAACATCAGCCAGTATCATCTGATAAAGTACTGCAAGGTAAGTGCCGGGCAAATCGGACGTCTAAAGAAGAATAACTTCGTATCCACTCATACCATTGATATGCTTTGCAAGATTCTTGACTGCAGCGTGGAAGAGATCATGGAATACCGTACCGATATAAGCGAAGCCACCCTGGCGGAAGAATGCGCACCCGAAGCAGAACAAGGCGATGCAGCTCCTTCAGAGGATTTGGCATAG
- a CDS encoding serine hydrolase: protein MAKKSYRLWSLVISISILAASPSYGDMPLVQPFPGSGGKTEAVSGPSGSSSNEIGPGVNTGTGTGTGTGSGQTGAVPSVGQSQPSGITQPEIQSEGAVLMDASTGTLLYSKNGDTRYYPASITKLMTALLVAEKCSLPDTVTFSKAATTNLESGAVTLGLSEGDKLTVEQCLYGLMLKSANEVANGLAEHVSGSISAFSALMNVRAKELGCTGTNFVNPNGLNSSGHYTTAHDMALIARAAFQNETVKKVTSTLSYQIPATKNASARTVSMGHKMLYPGDSRYYPGVIGGKTGYTSLAGNTLVTCVEKNGIRLIAVIMKSKSTHYADTKSLLDYGFALKAAGGQGIQTSSSGWIQEGSKWYYRKQDGNKACNEWQKINGVYYWFDSGSVMAENRWVESSGKWYYVGTGGAMLKDAVTPDGYRLDSSGAWIR, encoded by the coding sequence ATGGCAAAAAAATCATACAGGCTATGGAGCCTGGTAATCAGTATCAGCATTCTTGCAGCAAGCCCATCCTACGGGGATATGCCACTGGTACAGCCCTTCCCGGGATCAGGAGGGAAGACGGAGGCTGTAAGCGGGCCGTCCGGAAGCTCCTCCAATGAAATCGGACCTGGGGTTAACACCGGAACCGGTACAGGAACCGGTACAGGAAGCGGACAGACGGGAGCGGTACCAAGCGTAGGACAATCGCAGCCTTCCGGAATAACGCAGCCGGAGATCCAGTCGGAAGGGGCAGTCCTTATGGATGCATCCACTGGAACTCTGCTTTATTCAAAAAACGGTGACACAAGATATTATCCGGCCAGCATTACAAAACTTATGACTGCTCTTCTTGTAGCAGAAAAATGCAGCTTGCCGGATACTGTAACCTTCTCAAAGGCCGCCACAACAAACCTGGAATCAGGTGCTGTGACACTGGGGCTTTCTGAAGGGGACAAGCTGACGGTAGAGCAGTGTCTCTACGGCCTTATGCTGAAGTCTGCTAACGAAGTGGCCAATGGTCTGGCTGAACATGTTTCAGGAAGTATCAGCGCTTTTTCGGCCCTGATGAATGTCAGGGCAAAGGAACTTGGATGTACTGGAACCAACTTTGTTAATCCTAACGGGCTTAACAGCTCCGGCCATTATACCACGGCTCATGACATGGCACTTATTGCCAGGGCCGCGTTTCAGAATGAGACAGTAAAAAAGGTGACCTCCACCCTAAGCTACCAGATCCCGGCGACAAAGAATGCATCGGCCAGAACGGTATCCATGGGCCATAAGATGCTTTATCCCGGAGATTCCAGATATTATCCGGGAGTCATCGGAGGAAAGACCGGGTATACTTCTCTGGCAGGCAACACCCTGGTTACCTGTGTGGAGAAGAACGGGATCCGGCTGATTGCCGTCATTATGAAGAGTAAATCCACTCATTATGCGGATACAAAATCTCTTTTGGATTACGGGTTTGCCTTGAAGGCAGCCGGTGGACAGGGAATACAGACTTCCTCCTCAGGTTGGATTCAGGAAGGTTCCAAGTGGTATTATAGAAAGCAGGATGGAAACAAGGCCTGCAATGAATGGCAGAAAATAAACGGAGTTTACTACTGGTTTGACTCGGGATCAGTAATGGCAGAAAACCGATGGGTGGAGAGCAGCGGAAAATGGTATTATGTGGGTACCGGCGGTGCCATGCTTAAGGATGCTGTTACGCCCGATGGATACCGGCTGGATTCTTCCGGCGCCTGGATCCGGTAA